A portion of the Cloacibacillus sp. genome contains these proteins:
- a CDS encoding Xaa-Pro peptidase family protein encodes MRADILRRTEKLTSALKGQGADAFVILSDEDINWESLFYMSGFRGTAGALVVFADGEAELILDGRYAVQGREQSPHKVYEQRSGLVSDVAESLKKHGAEEILCESDKTFHGTWEKLSAHGLWRDGGEIMKELRRQKDAGEVEDIKRAASIGARAFLETLDCVKPGMTEKAFEALLNYKINLLGGGAGFDMIVASGPRSVMPHGRASERPMAAGEWVTVDYGARWNGYFCDITRNFSLGTPSAEAAAMHELLHRVHHETAAMLRAGVSGTAVHNRAVDIFAAEEKEQYFTHSLGHGFGLEIHEAPLLSPRRNDILRVGDVVTIEPGLYIPGFGGMRLEDDYLVTEDGAERLTKELNQCFYSI; translated from the coding sequence ATGCGCGCTGACATCCTGCGCCGCACGGAAAAACTCACCTCGGCGCTCAAGGGGCAGGGAGCGGACGCCTTCGTAATCCTCTCGGACGAAGACATCAACTGGGAGAGCCTCTTTTACATGAGCGGCTTTCGCGGGACTGCGGGGGCGCTAGTGGTATTCGCTGACGGAGAGGCCGAGCTGATCCTCGATGGCCGCTACGCCGTGCAGGGGCGCGAACAGTCGCCGCACAAGGTATATGAACAGCGGTCCGGCCTCGTAAGCGACGTCGCCGAGAGCCTTAAAAAACACGGCGCGGAGGAGATACTCTGCGAATCCGACAAGACCTTCCATGGAACCTGGGAAAAACTCTCCGCCCACGGTCTCTGGCGCGACGGCGGCGAAATAATGAAAGAGCTGCGCCGGCAAAAGGACGCCGGCGAGGTGGAAGACATAAAGAGGGCCGCATCGATCGGCGCCAGGGCCTTCCTCGAGACGCTTGACTGTGTGAAGCCAGGTATGACAGAAAAGGCCTTCGAGGCGCTGCTGAACTACAAGATAAACCTCCTCGGCGGCGGCGCGGGCTTCGATATGATCGTCGCCTCCGGCCCCCGCAGCGTCATGCCCCACGGACGCGCGAGCGAAAGGCCAATGGCGGCGGGAGAATGGGTCACCGTAGACTACGGCGCGCGCTGGAACGGTTATTTCTGCGACATCACGCGCAACTTTTCCCTCGGAACGCCAAGCGCCGAGGCCGCGGCGATGCACGAGCTGCTCCACAGGGTCCATCACGAGACCGCGGCGATGCTGCGCGCCGGAGTATCCGGCACCGCGGTCCATAACAGAGCCGTCGACATCTTCGCCGCCGAGGAAAAAGAGCAATACTTCACACACAGCCTCGGCCACGGCTTCGGCCTTGAGATACACGAAGCGCCGCTGCTCTCGCCGCGCCGCAACGATATCCTGCGGGTGGGCGACGTCGTAACCATCGAACCGGGGCTCTACATTCCCGGTTTCGGAGGCATGAGGCTTGAGGACGACTACCTCGTCACCGAAGATGGTGCTGAGAGATTAACGAAAGAGTTAAATCAGTGTTTTTACAGTATTTAA
- the rd gene encoding rubredoxin, producing MKKYVCTVCGYVYDPEVGDPDSGIAPGTAFEDIPDGWVCPVCGVGKDMFE from the coding sequence ATGAAAAAGTATGTCTGCACAGTATGCGGTTATGTATATGATCCCGAAGTCGGCGATCCCGATTCCGGAATAGCCCCCGGCACAGCCTTTGAAGACATCCCCGACGGATGGGTATGCCCCGTCTGTGGCGTCGGCAAAGACATGTTCGAATAA